A genomic segment from Triticum dicoccoides isolate Atlit2015 ecotype Zavitan chromosome 1A, WEW_v2.0, whole genome shotgun sequence encodes:
- the LOC119279607 gene encoding beta-hexosaminidase 3-like, giving the protein MAPALMRLALALAVAVVGCCAARQPGGRVDLWPMPASVSRGARTLYVARDLKLSTAGSGYKDGKAILADAFRRMVAVIQLDHAINGSYHGLPVLAGVNVAVRSPDDELKFGVDESYKLTVPATGSPLYARIEAQTVFGAFHALETFSQLCYFDFVLSVTGLHWAPWTIVDKPRFPYRGLLIDTARHYLPVPVIKSVIDSMVYSKLNVLHWHIVDEQSFPLEIPSYPKLSNGAYSYSEKYTINDAIDIVQYAEKRGVNVLAEIDVPGHAGSWGVGYPSLWPSATCQQPLDVSNDFTFKVIDGILSDFSKVFKFKFVHLGGDEVDTSCWTTTPRIKSWLVQHGMNESDAYRYFVLKAQKIAISHGYEIINWEETFNNFGDKLDRKTVVHNWLGGGVAEKVVSAGLRCIVSNQDKWYLDHLDATWEGFYMNEPLTNIYNPEQQKLILGGEVCMWGEHIDASDIQQTIWPRAAAAAERLWTPVEKLAKDTTAVTARLAHFRCLLNERGVAAAPLAGYGRTAPSEPGSCVRQ; this is encoded by the exons ATGGCTCCGGCGCTCATGAGGCTGGCGCTGGCGCTGGCGGTGGCGGTGGTCGGGTGCTGCGCCGCCCGGCAGCCCGGCGGCCGCGTCGACCTGTGGCCAATGCCCGCGTCCGTGAGCCGCGGCGCCAGGACGCTCTACGTCGCCAGGGACCTCAAGCTGTCGACGGCCGGGAGCGGGTACAAGGACGGGAAGGCCATCCTGGCGGACGCCTTCAGGAGGATGGTGGCCGTCATCCAGCTCGACCACGCCATCAATGGCAGCTACCACGGCCTGCCCGTGCTCGCCGGCGTCAATGTGGCCGTCCGTTCCCCGGACGACGAG CTCAAGTTCGGGGTGGATGAATCGTACAAGCTGACCGTGCCTGCAACCGGGAGTCCGCTATATGCCCGAATTGAG GCCCAAACAGTTTTCGGAGCGTTTCATGCTTTAGAG ACATTCAGTCAATTGTGTTACTTCGATTTTGTTTTGAGTGTAACTGGACTACATTGGGCTCCTTGGACTATCGTGGATAAGCCAAGATTTCCTTATCGAGGGCTGCTTATTG ATACTGCAAGGCATTATCTTCCTGTCCCGGTAATCAAAAGTGTAATCGATTCAATGGTCTACAGTAAGTTG AATGTTCTTCATTGGCACATCGTCGATGAGCAGTCATTTCCTCTTGAAATACCTTCATACCCAAAATTATCAAATGGTGCATACTCTTATTCAGAAAAATATACAATCAATGATGCGATCGACATTGTACA ATATGCTGAAAAAAGAGGTGTGAATGTCTTGGCTGAGATTGATGTCCCTGGCCATGCTGGTTCATG GGGTGTTGGATATCCATCGTTGTGGCCATCAGCTACCTGCCAACAACCACTTGATGTCAGCAACGACTTTACATTTAAAGTGATCGACGGAATTCTTTCAG ATTTTAGCAAGGTTTTTAAGTTCAAGTTTGTCCATTTGGGAGGTGATGAAGTCGATACAA GTTGCTGGACTACCACACCACGCATTAAATCATG GTTGGTTCAACATGGTATGAATGAGTCTGATGCCTACAGATATTTTGTCCTAAAGGCTCAAAAGATTGCAATTTCACATGGCTACGAGATTATTAACTG GGAAGAAACGTTTAACAACTTTGGAGACAAGTTGGACCGCAAAACGGTGGTGCATAACTG GCTTGGAGGTGGAGTTGCAGAGAAAGTGGTTTCTGCTGGTCTGAGATGCATTGTCAGCAACCAGGATAAGTGGTACCTAGATCACCTGGATGCTACATGGGAAGGATTCTATATGAATGAACCATTGACAAATATCTACAACCCAGAGCAACAGAAGTTGATTCTTGGCGGAGAAGTATGCATGTGGGGAGAACACATAGATGCATCTGACATTCAACAAACCATTTGGCCTCGTGCTGCAGCAGCTGCAG AGCGGCTATGGACTCCCGTTGAGAAGCTCGCGAAGGACACAACGGCGGTCACTGCAAGATTGGCACACTTCAGGTGCTTGCTGAATGAGAGAGGGGTCGCTGCAGCGCCGCTGGCTGGATATGGCCGCACAGCTCCGTCGGAACCAGGATCCTGTGTAAGGCAGTAG